One genomic window of Ziziphus jujuba cultivar Dongzao chromosome 4, ASM3175591v1 includes the following:
- the LOC107416630 gene encoding aspartic proteinase CDR1-like: MANIIAVQLLSFLTTLSVFFPSTTTTTTIAKPDGLTVKLTHRDSPDSPFYQPNLTTSQRTQKLILQSKARALHRQQHFNSNAVRPKVDYQGHSVYMAQVSIGTFTSRPNSSISYFLSMDSGSDLMWTQCDTCRSPGHHCFPQRQPLFPSLRSSSYRKLVCNRHPLCYPRSCIGDFCSYSKRYADESTSVGFLASETFTFDSDSARKEVVPNIVFGCGFDQTLRGDYGQEGNFAGILGLGWGPHFLVKQLGSRAGGRFSYCLQTTTNPDGQNTLRFGSDIPYRPGLKSTDLQQYSGVLALGDGYYVSLLDISIAGSRLRIPPEYFAKRPPRGGTLIDSGCAFSAIVTPAYEILERELVNYFSRLGGFSRIRPQKFFDLYYKRSRRQGYSNLPNLTFHLGGADLVVQPQGAFYMIEGKDYFCLAMIPFDGATLIGSYQQTNQRFIYDLNAKKLFFGQEDCSRNA, encoded by the coding sequence ATGGCCAATATTATTGCAGTCCAACTTTTATCCTTCTTAACTACTTTGTCAGTCTTCTTCCCATCaaccacaacaacaacaaccattGCCAAACCTGACGGCTTGACCGTCAAGCTCACTCACCGTGATTCCCCAGACTCACCTTTCTATCAACCAAACCTCACTACTTCACAAAGAACTCAAAAACTCATTCTCCAATCCAAAGCTCGTGCACTTCATCGTCAACAACATTTCAATTCTAATGCGGTCCGTCCAAAAGTTGATTATCAAGGACACTCTGTTTACATGGCCCAAGTGAGCATTGGAACTTTCACATCACGTCCCAACTCATCCATCTCCTACTTTCTCAGCATGGATTCTGGCAGTGACTTAATGTGGACACAATGTGACACCTGTAGGTCTCCTGGACACCATTGTTTTCCACAGAGACAACCTCTTTTCCCTTCTCTGCGATCCTCTTCTTATCGAAAACTTGTTTGTAATAGACACCCTCTGTGCTATCCAAGAAGTTGCATTGGAGACTTTTGCTCCTACAGTAAAAGATATGCAGATGAATCCACCTCTGTTGGCTTTCTTGCATCAGAAACCTTCACTTTCGACTCCGATTCAGCCCGTAAAGAAGTTGTTCCCAATATAGTTTTTGGTTGCGGTTTTGATCAAACACTTAGAGGTGATTATGGTCAGGAAGGCAATTTTGCAGGCATTTTGGGCTTAGGATGGGGACCTCATTTCCTTGTCAAACAATTAGGCTCCCGAGCCGGAGGCCGGTTCTCATACTGTCTACAGACAACGACTAATCCTGATGGACAAAACACACTCCGGTTTGGTTCAGATATTCCATATAGACCTGGCTTAAAAAGCACTGACTTGCAGCAATATAGTGGGGTATTAGCATTGGGTGATGGTTATTATGTAAGTTTGCTAGACATTAGTATTGCTGGTTCAAGGCTACGAATCCCACCTGAATATTTTGCTAAAAGACCTCCTCGTGGAGGGACACTAATCGATTCGGGATGTGCTTTTTCAGCCATTGTTACACCTGCTTATGAAATTCTGGAACGAGAACTGGTTAATTACTTCTCAAGGTTAGGTGGGTTTTCAAGGATTCGTCCGCAAAAGTTCTTCGATCTTTACTACAAAAGGTCAAGAAGACAAGGTTACAGCAATCTTCCAAACCTCACATTCCATTTGGGAGGTGCTGATCTTGTGGTGCAGCCTCAGGGTGCTTTTTATATGATAGAAGGAAAAGATTATTTTTGCTTGGCAATGATACCATTTGATGGTGCGACCTTGATAGGTTCATACCAGCAGACAAATCAACGTTTCATCTATGACTTGAATGCCAAGAAACTGTTCTTTGGACAGGAGGATTGTAGCCGAAATGCATGA
- the LOC107416631 gene encoding aspartic proteinase CDR1: MASIIAVLTFSFIIAVLFFSFFSTTTTTTMAKPDGLTINLTHRDSPDSPFYQPNLTTSQRTRKLILQSEARALHHHLKQYPKQHFNSNALRSKVDYQGDSVYMAQVGIGTFTSGPNSSISYFLAMDSGSDLIWTQCDTCRSPGHHCFPQRQPLFPSLRSSSYRKLVCARHPLCYPRRCIGNFCSYISRYLDNSTSAGFLASETFTFYSDSSQKEVVPNIVFGCGFDQVLRVDFGQEGNFAGYLGLGWGPHSLVRQLGSRASGRFSYCLQTMTNPRGQNTFLRFGSDIPNRPGLLSTDLEQYSGVFNDGYYVSLLGISIARSRLGIPPDYFARRPPRGGTIMDSGCAFSAIVRPAYEILERELVKYFSRLSGLTRIRPQRFFNLCYQRSRRQGFNNLPQLTFHLRGVDLVVQPQGAFYVKETSGGKDYFCLAMIPFDGVTLIGSYQQTNQRFIYDLNAEKLFIGQEDCSRNA, translated from the coding sequence ATGGCCAGTATTATTGCAGTcctaactttttcttttattattgcagtcctatttttttctttctttagcacaacaacaacaacaaccatgGCTAAACCTGACGGCTTGACCATCAACCTCACTCACCGTGATTCCCCAGACTCACCTTTCTATCAACCAAACCTCACCACTTCACAAAGAACTCGAAAACTCATTCTCCAATCTGAAGCTCGTgcacttcatcatcatcttaagCAATATCCCAAACAACATTTCAATTCTAATGCCTTGCGTTCAAAAGTTGATTATCAAGGAGATTCTGTTTACATGGCCCAAGTGGGCATTGGAACTTTCACATCAGGTCCAAATTCATCCATCTCCTACTTTCTTGCCATGGATTCTGGCAGTGACTTAATATGGACACAGTGTGACACATGTAGGTCTCCGGGACACCATTGCTTTCCACAGAGACAACCTCTTTTCCCTTCTCTCCGATCCTCTTCTTATCGAAAACTTGTTTGTGCTAGACACCCTCTTTGCTATCCAAGAAGATGCATTGGAAACTTTTGCTCCTACATTAGCAGATACTTAGACAACTCCACCTCTGCTGGCTTTCTTGCATCAGAAACCTTCACTTTCTATTCAGATTCATCCCAAAAAGAAGTTGTTCCTAACATTGTTTTTGGTTGCGGTTTTGATCAAGTACTCAGAGTAGATTTTGGTCAGGAAGGCAATTTTGCAGGCTATTTGGGCTTAGGATGGGGGCCTCATTCCCTTGTCAGACAATTAGGCTCCCGAGCCAGTGGCAGGTTCTCATATTGTCTCCAGACAATGACTAATCCTCGTGGACAAAACACATTCCTCCGGTTTGGTTCAGATATTCCTAACAGACCTGGTTTACTAAGCACAGACTTGGAGCAATATAGTGGTGTATTCAATGATGGTTATTATGTAAGCTTGCTAGGCATTAGCATTGCCCGTTCAAGACTAGGAATCCCACCTGACTATTTTGCTAGAAGACCACCTCGTGGAGGGACTATAATGGATTCTGGATGTGCTTTTTCAGCCATTGTAAGACCTGCTTATGAAATTCTGGAAAGAGAATTGGTTAAGTACTTCTCGAGGTTAAGTGGGTTAACGAGGATTCGCCCTCAAAGGTTCTTCAATCTTTGCTACCAAAGGTCAAGAAGACAAGGTTTCAACAATCTTCCACAACTTACATTCCATTTGAGAGGTGTAGATCTTGTGGTGCAGCCTCAGGGTGCGTTTTATGTGAAAGAAACTTCGGGTGGAAAAGATTACTTTTGCTTGGCAATGATACCATTTGATGGTGTGACCTTGATAGGTTCATACCAGCAGACAAATCAACGTTTCATCTATGACTTGAATGCCGAGAAACTGTTCATTGGACAAGAGGATTGTAGCCGAAATGCATGA
- the LOC125422002 gene encoding aspartic proteinase CDR1-like produces MANSILFLSFLILLITFFLPSIGNGKPDGLTIKLIHRDSPESPLYNPNLTRAQRIEKLILQFRARVKHIRSIAHDFHGRPLFKADAVSAKIDYQQSALFMAQVGIGTFTSGSNSSFSYFLLMDTGSALIWIQCEGCKDPGHHSFYQKEPVFPDKQSTSYRKLLCKRHPLCFPQECIGNFCSYHRDYADNSSTRGYLATKTFRFDSNSSTQIKEVVPNIVFGCGFDQAIDYGDEGNIAGLMALGWSQRSLVTQSGSRSNNRFSYCLQTMNRNHSQNTYLRFGSDIPQTPGLNTTELIPSGERFAYYYVTLLDLNHV; encoded by the coding sequence ATGGCCAATTCAATATTATTTCTATCTTTCCTAATTCTTTTAATAACCTTCTTTCTACCAAGCATTGGCAATGGTAAACCAGACGGCTTGACCATTAAACTCATTCACAGGGATTCCCCCGAGTCACCCCTCTACAACCCCAACCTCACAAGAGCACAAAGAATAGAAAAACTAATTCTCCAATTTAGAGCTCGTGTCAAGCACATACGAAGTATTGCTCATGATTTTCATGGCAGACCACTCTTCAAGGCTGATGCTGTGAGTGCAAAAATTGATTATCAGCAAAGCGCTTTATTCATGGCTCAAGTAGGCATAGGCACATTCACGTCAGGTTCCAATTCATCTTTCTCTTACTTTCTACTCATGGATACCGGTAGTGCTCTTATATGGATTCAGTGTGAAGGTTGTAAAGATCCAGGACACCACTCTTTTTATCAGAAAGAACCAGTCTTTCCTGATAAACAATCCACTTCCTACCGAAAACTCCTTTGCAAACGTCACCCTCTATGCTTTCCTCAAGAATGCATTGGGAATTTCTGCTCCTACCATCGTGATTATGCTGACAATTCCTCAACCAGAGGCTATCTAGCAACAAAAACCTTCAGGTTCGATTCTAATTCATCAACACAGATAAAAGAGGTTGTTCCCAACATAGTATTTGGTTGCGGTTTTGATCAGGCAATTGATTATGGTGATGAAGGAAACATTGCAGGGCTTATGGCTTTGGGTTGGTCACAACGTTCCCTTGTCACACAATCAGGTTCTAGGTCCAACAACAGGTTCTCGTATTGCCTGCAAACCATGAATAGAAATCATAGCCAAAACACATATCTTCGGTTTGGTTCAGACATACCACAAACACCTGGCTTAAATACCACGGAATTGATTCCAAGCGGTGAAAGATTTGCTTACTACTATGTGACTTTGCTAGACCTTAATCACGTTTGA
- the LOC112491372 gene encoding uncharacterized protein LOC112491372: protein MAALSSTTTCRAPPFPSSFVKFHKPNFSPALFTKSNRWNNLSFSTRKRRNLVVGSVAEDRKVVPLKENQSKEQESRLLDDGSEEYNDFSSSLAPSSSSSSFSEKGEGDDFERFTSRAINAAIVLGFGTFAVTKLLTIDHDYWHGWTLYEILKYAPEHNWIAYEQALKANPVLAKMMISGVVYALGDWIAQCYGGKPLFEFDRRRMFRSGVVGFTLHGSLSHYYYQFCEDLFPFDDWWVVPAKVVFDQTVWAAVWNSIYFVVLGLLRFESIDNISSELKATFWPMLTAGWKLWPFAHLITYGVIPVEQRLLWVDCVELIWVTILSTLSNEKSESRISEASSGANSSSSSSNSSKD, encoded by the exons ATGGCTGCTCTCAGCTCCACCACCACTTGTAGAGCCCCTCCATTCCCCAGTTCCTTCGTAAAATTCCACAAACCCAACTTCTCTCCGGCCCTCTTCACCAAATCCAATCGGTGGAATAATTTGAGCTTCTCCAccagaaaaagaagaaacttgGTTGTTGGGTCGGTCGCAGAGGATCGAAAGGTGGTTCCTTTGAAGGAAAACCAATCAAAGGAGCAAGAGAGCCGCTTATTGGATGATGGCTCCGAAGAGTATAACgatttttcttcatctttagctccttcttcttcttcttcgtctttttCAGAGAAAGGGGAGGGTGATGATTTTGAAAGGTTCACCAGCAGAGCTATAAACGCTGCAATTGTTCTGGGATTCGGGACTTTTGCTGTCACAAAGTTGCTTACCATTGACCATGATTATTGGCAT gGATGGACCTTGTATGAGATACTGAAGTATGCACCTGAGCACAATTGGATTGCCTATGAACAAGCTCTCAAAGCAAATCCTGTTTTAGCTAAAATGATGATAAGCGGAGTTGTCTATGCTCTAGGAGATTGGATTGCCCAA TGTTATGGAGGAAAACCACTTTTTGAATTTGACAGAAGACGTATGTTCAGATCAGGCGTTGTGGGGTTTACGCTCCATGGATCACTTTCTCACTATTACTACCAATTTTGTGAG GATCTGTTCCCTTTTGACGATTGGTGGGTGGTACCGGCCAAAGTTGTGTTTGACCAAACGGTATGGGCTGCAGTTTGGAACAGCATATACTTTGTGGTTTTGGGGCTCTTGCGTTTTGAATCCATAGACAATATTTCAAGTGAACTGAAGGCAACTTTTTGGCCCATGCTGACC GCAGGGTGGAAACTTTGGCCATTTGCTCATCTGATTACCTATGGTGTGATCCCTGTCGAACAAAGGCTTCTTTGGGTGGATTGTGTGGAGCTGATCTGGGTAACCATACTCTCAAC GTTATCAAATGAAAAATCTGAGTCACGAATATCAGAGGCATCATCTGGAGCaaactcttcttcttcatcaagcAATTCTTCTAAG GATTGA
- the LOC107416635 gene encoding putative cell wall protein, which yields MALKTVPSLLSLFAILLAITTETAIAGRNVPNHDSKKEEVKHPDWLFDHHDGSFLIPGIGRVMVPPVFGGGSSPHTPYTGNIGGGSGAGARHTYVPGADDTFVPNPGFEVPIPGSGRGAPNSARP from the coding sequence ATGGCCCTCAAAACCGTTCCTTCTCTCCTTTCTCTCTTCGCCATCCTTCTCGCCATAACCACCGAAACAGCCATAGCGGGACGAAATGTCCCCAACCATGACTCGAAGAAAGAGGAGGTGAAACATCCAGATTGGCTGTTTGACCACCACGATGGAAGCTTTCTCATTCCAGGCATTGGGCGTGTAATGGTGCCACCGGTCTTTGGCGGCGGCTCTAGTCCTCACACTCCATATACGGGCAACATAGGTGGTGGATCGGGAGCGGGAGCGCGACATACTTATGTGCCTGGTGCAGATGACACATTCGTCCCTAACCCTGGTTTTGAGGTCCCCATTCCTGGCAGTGGTCGCGGTGCTCCTAATTCTGCACGTCCTTGA
- the LOC107416642 gene encoding probable protein phosphatase 2C 52 gives MGACVSTSSKSTCSSRSNGETVSPSCLGIRVCGQKRTKRTFSDHVTTLQHLPSIPNRIFMNGKSRTSCIFTQQGRKGINQDAMVVWEDFMSEDMMFCGVFDGHGPHGHLVARKVRDALPMKLLSFLHSYQSRGIGSGKTCFKGNMKKSDGGDCEKDCSAEDKLNSIWREAFLKSYKAMDKELRSHPNLDCFCSGSTAVTIVKQGSNLFMGYIGDSRAILGSKDNSDSMVAIQLTVDLKPDLPREAERIKRCKGRVFALQDEPEVPRVWLPFDDAPGLAMARAFGDFCLKEYGVISIPEFSHRILTEKDQFIVLASDGVWDVLSNEEVVDIVSSAPTRSSAARILVDSAAREWKLKYPTSKMDDCAVVCVFLDGKMDSESDYDEQGFSSATLQSNHSGNAIESDDGQKSEPSLQRNFTVRSSEDSDSYGRLPFDVEGNGEAMATEDQNWSGLEGVTRVNSLVQLPRFSEERPNT, from the exons ATGGGGGCTTGTGTCTCAACCAGTAGTAAGAGTACTTGTAGCAGCAGGAGCAATGGAGAGACGGTGTCCCCCTCATGCTTGGGGATTCGAGTTTGTGGgcaaaagagaacaaagagaacaTTTTCTGATCACGTTACTACCCTCCAGCATTTGCCCTCCATACCCAACCGGATTTTCATGAATGGAAAGAGTAGAACTTCTTGTATATTCACACAGCAGGGTCGCAAGGGGATAAACCAAGATGCTATGGTTGTTTGGGAA GATTTCATGTCCGAGGATATGATGTTTTGTGGTGTATTTGATGGCCATGGTCCACATGGCCACCTTGTTGCACGCAAAGTGAGAGATGCCCTCCCAATGAAGCTTCTATCCTTCTTGCATTCGTATCAGTCACGGGGAATTGGATCTGGTAAAACCTGTTTCAAAGGGAATATGAAGAAATCAGATGGAGGAGATTGTGAGAAGGATTGCTCAGCCGAGGATAAATTAAATTCTATATGGAGAGAAGCTTTCCTGAAGTCGTATAAGGCCATGGACAAGGAGCTGAGGTCCCATCCTAATTTGGACTGCTTCTGCAGTGGTAGCACCGCTGTTACCATAGTCAAACAG GGGTCAAATCTGTTCATGGGATATATTGGGGATTCTCGAGCAATCCTGGGATCCAAAGACAATAGTGATTCCATGGTAGCAATCCAGCTAACCGTTGATTTAAAGCCTGATCTGCCAA GGGAAGCTGAAAGGATTAAACGGTGTAAGGGTCGAGTCTTCGCTTTGCAAGATGAGCCTGAAGTGCCTAGAGTGTGGCTGCCGTTTGATGATGCACCTGGATTAGCAATGGCTCGAGCCTTTGGTGATTTCTGTTTGAAGGAGTATGGAGTAATCTCAATACCTGAATTCTCACATCGGATACTTACAGAGAAAGATCAGTTCATTGTTCTTGCCTCAGACGGG GTCTGGGATGTCTTGAGCAATGAAGAGGTGGTTGACATAGTATCCTCAGCCCCCACTCGGTCTTCAGCTGCAAGGATTTTGGTGGACTCAGCGGCACGTGAATGGAAACTGAAGTACCCAACATCAAAGATGGATGATTGTGCTGTGGTTTGTGTATTTTTGGATGGGAAAATGGACTCTGAATCTGATTATGATGAACAAGGTTTCTCTTCAGCAACCCTTCAGAGCAATCATTCTGGTAATGCAATTGAATCGGATGATGGGCAGAAATCAGAACCATCTCTGCAGAGGAATTTTACTGTAAGATCATCAGAAGACAGCGATAGTTATGGGCGGCTACCATTTGACGTTGAAGGGAATGGAGAAGCAATGGCAACGGAAGATCAGAATTGGTCAGGTTTGGAAGGCGTTACGCGAGTGAACTCTCTTGTTCAACTTCCAAGATTTTCCGAGGAAAGGCCAAACACTTAA